The Engystomops pustulosus chromosome 4, aEngPut4.maternal, whole genome shotgun sequence genome contains a region encoding:
- the CC2D1A gene encoding coiled-coil and C2 domain-containing protein 1A, with protein sequence MSGRREERGGGKGRPGQPGRAAPFLLGFPEAEDSDDDGSLEAELMAITGANKAARKEKPKGKTPLPMEHIERMAALCMQDLDEDVDDDVEDDEDLMAELNDVLAEEEEEEPKVTPPPAQAMPASAGGMEGTLQERLAMYKEALINAKQTGEGSKARRYERGIKTLEGMLRTVKKGGSVPTEDIPPPVATGKAASGPASPPAILVTPDPPAVNGVPAQTPPLVPTKTPPLVPTKTPPLVPTKTPPSVPAKSPPPVPTKTPLPVPMKPQSLPQPVTMAAPIMSSAPATPSPASDENKSRVMDLQKEYKLAAVQSKQQGDIELATKYFRVAKSLDPVLSALDSGQPVDLVNLPPSPNQLAPSKPVAPESPVSTDPSPSSGLPPPPKDTMEALQQRMERYRSAAEQAKAKGDDRKGRMHERIVKQYQDAIRSHKAGRQVNLSELPVPPGFPPIQGSEAVPQEQSLVGVLETAMKLANQQEGDGDDDDDDDEEQTAHSGAQKPVVRPGPGSSLQPAAPKPSPPKSPKLSGKAQQQLHFLEGRKKQLLTAALRSKQHKDMEGAKMYLRQSKGLEPMLEAARGGLPVDISKVPPAPVNQDDFTLERQGRGQSSEKYTKLMEQLKKQHEMCMSYSQQFTHLGNITEIAKYEKLAEECMKYIEIVKQAHARGLPVPRCHYEERTISVVKIFPELNSSDLVLYVSKAVNLPTGSSPSDMDTFVRFEFAYPSTEEAQRDKTSVIKGTNSPVYKEKFNLQINRNHRGLKRAIQSKGIKFEVIQKGGLFKSDRVLGSAHLKLEALESSCEVRDILEVLEGRRPTGGKLEVCVRIREPFTSQQLSSSTEKWLVIEPISLPPAPASKPSKPPTPLKSPSSSPQTLHCLSVLAFEKEKLEKKILVYRQQHRSPPDDLITLLNDVTQRSQQQVQLLRQGGPAIRTEYVRQLERYLQLYSDSARRLGQEGNREAAKEALYKRNLVSNELQKMSR encoded by the exons ATGAGCGGCCGGAGAGAAGAgcggggaggaggaaaagggagGCCTGGGCAACCGGGCAGAGCG GCTCCCTTCCTTCTTGGTTTTCCTGAAGCAGAAGACTCGGATGATGATGGGAGTCTGGAGGCCGAGCTCATGGCCATCACTGGGGCTAATAAGGCTGCAAGGAAAGAGAAGCCCAAAGGGAAAA CCCCCCTCCCCATGGAGCACATAGAGCGGATGGCAGCGCTGTGCATGCAGGACCTCGACGAGGATGTGGATGACGACGTGGAAGACGATGAAGACTTGATG GCAGAACTGAATGATGTACTGgccgaagaagaagaggaagagccAAAAGTGACCCCTCCACCTGCACAG GCTATGCCCGCTTCAGCTGGGGGTATGGAGGGCACACTGCAGGAGCGTCTGGCCATGTACAAGGAAGCCCTGATTAACGCCAAACAGACCGGGGAAGGAAGCAAAGCCAGGAGATACGAGCGCGGCATAAAG ACTCTGGAGGGCATGCTTCGTACTGTCAAGAAGGGTGGCTCTGTGCCCACAGAAGATATCCCTCCACCAGTGGCAACAGGGAAAGCTGCAAGTGGTCCTGCATCCCCACCTGCCATTCTGGTCACACCAGACCCCCCTGCGGTAAACGGAGTCCCAGCACAGACGCCTCCACTGGTACCCACCAAGACCCCTCCACTGGTACCCACTAAGACCCCTCCACTGGTACCCACCAAGACCCCTCCTTCAGTACCTGCCAAAAGCCCTCCTCCGGTACCCACTAAGACCCCTCTTCCAGTGCCCATGAAGCCCCAAAGCCTTCCACAGCCTGTGACCATGGCAGCCCCCATCATGTCATCTGCTCCAGCCACTCCCAGCCCAG CATCAGATGAGAACAAGAGCCGAGTGATGGATCTCCAGAAGGAATATAAACTGGCGGCTGTTCAGAGCAAGCAGCAGGGGGACATAGAGCTGGCCACAAAGTATTTCCGCGTCGCAAAG TCGCTGGATCCTGTGTTGTCTGCATTAGATTCTGGACAGCCGGTGGATTTGGTTAATCTCCCCCCTTCACCAA ATCAATTGGCCCCCAGTAAGCCGGTGGCCCCTGAGTCTCCAGTGAGCACAGATCCTTCCCCATCCTCAG GATTACCTCCACCCCCCAAAGACACCATGGAAGCCCTGCAGCAGAGGATGGAGCGCTACCGCAGCGCCGCAGAGCAGGCAAAAGCCAAGGGAGACGATCGCAAGGGACGGATGCATGAGCGCATAGTGAAG caATACCAAGACGCCATAAGAAGCCACAAGGCGGGAAGACAAGTCAACCTATCCGAGCTGCCAGTGCCACCAG gATTCCCACCAATTCAGGGATCTGAGGCGGTACCCCAGGAGCAAAGCCTGGTGGGTGTGCTGGAGACGGCTATGAAGCTGGCCAATCAGCAGGAGGGAGAtggcgatgatgatgatgacgatgacgaGGAACAGACAGCGCATTCTGGAGCTCAAAAG CCGGTCGTCCGGCCCGGGCCTGGGTCTAGTCTGCAGCCAGCTGCACCCAAACCTTCTCCCCCTAAGAGTCCAAAATTGTCTGGAAAAG CTCAGCAGCAGCTCCACTTTTTGGAAGGAAGAAAGAAGCAGCTCCTGACTGCCGCCCTCCGTtccaagcagcacaaagacaTGGAGGGGGCCAAAATGTACCTGCGCCAATCCAAGGGCCTGGAGCCCATGCTGGAGGCCGCACGGGGAGGCCTGCCTGTAGATATCTCCAAG GTGCCACCGGCTCCAGTAAACCAGGACGACTTCACCCTGGAGCGTCAGGGCAGAGGCCAGAGCAGCGAGAAGTACACCAAGCTGATGGAGCAGCTGAAGAAGCAGCATGAG ATGTGTATGTCATATTCTCAGCAATTCACTCATCTGGGTAACATCACAGAGATCGCAAA ATATGAGAAGCTGGCGGAGGAGTGTATGAAGTACATAGAGATAGTGAAGCAGGCCCATGCTCGGGGGCTTCCGGTGCCGCGCTGTCACTACGAGGAGAGGACCATCAGTGTTGTGAA gatatTTCCAGAACTGAACAGTTCGGATCTTGTGTTATACGTGAGCAAAGCGGTCAATTTACCCACAG GGTCATCCCCCAGTGACATGGATACCTTTGTGCGCTTTGAATTTGCTTATCCCAGTACG GAGGAAGCGCAGAGAGATAAAACCAGTGTCATAAAGGGGACTAACTCTCCAG tCTATAAAGAGAAGTTCAATCTGCAGATAAATCGGAATCACCGTGGCCTGAAGAGGGCGATACAATCCAAGGGGATCAAATTTGAAGTCATCCAGAAGGG GGGACTCTTCAAGTCAGATCGGGTGCTAGGATCAGCGCACCTCAAGCTGGAGGCTTTAGAGAGCAGTTGTGAGGTCCGGGATATTCTTGAG GTGTTGGAGGGCCGCAGACCCACAGGGGGTAAACTAGAGGTGTGCGTGCGAATACGTGAGCCCTTCACATCCCAGCAGctgagcagcagcacagagaagtGGCTGGTGATTGAGCCTATCAGCCTCCCTCCG GCTCCGGCTTCAAAACCATCCAAACCACCAACCCCCTTGAAATCCCCATCCAGTAG CCCCCAGACCCTGCACTGCCTGAGCGTTTTGGCCTTTGAGAAGGAGAAGCTTGAGAAGAAG ATCCTTGTGTACAGACAGCAGCACCGCTCCCCTCCTGATGACCTCATCACTCTGCTTAATGATGTCACTCAGCGCAGCCAGCAACAGGTGCAGCTGCTCCGCCAGGGAGGACCTGCCATCCGCACTG AATATGTCCGTCAGCTAGAACGTTACTTGCAGCTTTACTCTGATTCTGCCCGGCGTTTGGGCCAAGAGGGGAACAGG GAAGCAGCCAAGGAGGCTTTATACAAGAGGAACCTTGTGAGCAATGAG CTGCAGAAAATGTCCAGGTGA
- the LOC140128210 gene encoding uncharacterized protein: protein MKRKRKVTNASAGPGNKLEISTMAPVPASAQPDLESKEAAEQCVQPEPDTKLEAPHQNMDETGGHHTGPCRDSGDIQRCVIDPEVSSSSFPPAVLPVCHQAMNPEVSLLSLPAVLPTCHQGDHPDLNPEVSTLSLPAVLPTCHQGDHPDLNPEVSTLSLPAVLPTCHQEDHPDLNPEGSPLSLSAVLPACHQGDHPDLNPEVSTLSLPAVLPTCHQEDHPDLNPEVSTLSLPAVLPACHQGDHPDLNPEGSSLSLPAVLSACHQGDHQDMNPEVSTLSLPAVLPACHQGDHPDLNPEVSPLSLSAVLSACHQGDHPDLNPEVSPLSLSAVLSACHQGDHPDLNPEGSPLSLSAVLPACHQGDHPDLNPEVSTLSLPAVLPTCHQEDHPDLNPEVSTLSLPAVLPACHQGDHPDLNPEGSPLSLPAVLSACHQGDHQDMNPEVSTLSLPAVLPACHQGDHPDLNPEVSPLSLPAFLPACHQGNHQYTNGVDTAVLLETFRTNITEHVSEGVTGNLCPMPIEPSENSIKCPDETDVVPTGVTEILETGRQVNGAHLPGDCPIIFPEGRLVVGNGCAAGDVSEVQLVDTCMDVSALLLDLEPQLDLQKAQKTPDLPKTPNIPEMVPQVSPSISQSDLQDSPTIKAAPYIPNYDLKVQERDGEPREDPKSLPQVIISAEETIPPQLPDAPSEDPIGLSNGLDVPDSQLLGALEESCEPGRSDENHISDYRQETPLTTTSLPRLPVTAALAQGTAGPDRSERRTEDASPTLQGLITELSNINRFIMSTYRELRQKRVRHVPGRASAGVRRRREM from the exons ATGAAGAGGAAAAGGAAGGTGACAA ATGCCAGTGCTGGTCCAGGAAACAAGTTAGAAATCAGCACCATGGCCCCGGTGCCAGCCTCCGCTCAGCCCGACCTCGAGAGTAAGGAGGCTGCAGAGCAATGTGTGCAGCCAGAGCCAGACACAAAGCTGGAAGCTCCTCACCAGAACATGGATGAGACTGGAGGCCACCATACCGGACCCTGCCGG GATTCTGGTGACATTCAGCGATGTGTGATCGACCCAGAAGTTTCTTCTTCATCATTTCCACCTGCAGTACTCCCTGTCTGCCACCAGGCCATGAATCCAGAAGTGTCTCTATTGTCTCTCCCTGCAGTACTCCCAACCTGCCACCAGGGAGACCACCCAGACTTGAATCCAGAAGTGTCTACATTGTCTCTCCCTGCAGTACTCCCAACCTGCCACCAGGGAGACCACCCAGACTTGAATCCAGAAGTGTCTACATTGTCTCTCCCTGCAGTACTCCCAACCTGCCACCAGGAAGACCACCCGGACTTGAATCCAGAGGGGTCTCCATTGTCTCTCTCTGCAGTACTCCCCGCCTGCCACCAGGGAGACCACCCAGACTTGAATCCAGAAGTGTCTACATTGTCTCTCCCTGCAGTACTCCCAACCTGCCACCAGGAAGACCACCCGGACTTGAATCCAGAAGTGTCTACATTGTCTCTCCCTGCAGTTCTCCCAGCCTGCCACCAGGGAGACCACCCAGACTTGAATCCAGAGGGGTCTTCATTGTCTCTCCCTGCAGTACTCTCCGCCTGCCACCAGGGAGACCACCAGGACATGAATCCAGAAGTGTCTACATTGTCTCTCCCTGCAGTACTCCCAGCCTGCCACCAGGGAGACCACCCAGACTTGAATCCAGAGGTGTCTCCATTGTCTCTCTCTGCAGTACTCTCCGCCTGCCACCAGGGAGACCACCCGGACTTGAATCCAGAGGTGTCTCCATTGTCTCTCTCTGCAGTACTCTCCGCCTGCCACCAGGGAGACCACCCGGACTTGAATCCAGAGGGGTCTCCATTGTCTCTCTCTGCAGTACTCCCCGCCTGCCACCAGGGAGACCACCCAGACTTGAATCCAGAAGTGTCTACATTGTCTCTCCCTGCAGTACTCCCAACCTGCCACCAGGAAGACCACCCGGACTTGAATCCAGAAGTGTCTACATTGTCTCTCCCTGCAGTTCTCCCAGCCTGCCACCAGGGAGACCACCCAGACTTGAATCCAGAGGGGTCTCCATTGTCTCTCCCTGCAGTACTCTCCGCCTGCCACCAGGGAGACCACCAGGACATGAATCCAGAAGTGTCTACATTGTCTCTCCCTGCAGTTCTCCCAGCCTGCCACCAGGGAGACCACCCAGACTTGAATCCAGAGGTGTCTCCATTGTCTCTCCCTGCATTTCTCCCAGCCTGCCACCAGGGGAATCACCAGTACACGAATGGTGTAGACACCGCAGTCCTATTAGAGACATTCAGAACAAATATTACAGAACACGTTAGTGAAGGGGTAACTGGTAATCTCTGCCCCATGCCCATAGAACCGTCTGAGAACAGCATCAAGTGCCCTGATGAGACAGATGTGGTGCCAACAGGTGTCACAGAGATCCTGGAGACGGGCAGGCAAGTGAATGGAGCCCATCTGCCTGGTGACTGCCCCATCATATTCCCGGAGGGGAGGCTTGTGGTTGGTAATGGCTGTGCGGCAGGAGATGTCTCTGAGGTGCAGCTCGTAGACACTTGTATGGACGTCTCAGCTCTCTTGTTAGATCTGGAACCACAATTGGATTTACAAAAAGCACAGAAAACCCCAGACTTGCCAAAGACACCCAATATTCCAGAGATGGTCCCCCAGGTATCGCCCAGTATCTCCCAGTCAGACCTGCAGGATTCCCCAACAATAAAAGCCGCACCCTATATACCAAACTATGATCTGAAGGTACAGGAAAGAGATGGGGAACCCAGAGAAGACCCCAAATCACTGCCACAAGTTATAATATCAGCAGAAGAGACCATCCCCCCACAGCTGCCCGACGCCCCCTCTGAAGACCCCATAGGACTGAGCAATGGCCTGGACGTGCCGGACAGCCAGCTGCTGGGAGCATTGGAGGAGAGCTGTGAGCCTGGACGG AGCGATGAAAACCACATCAGCGACTACAGGCAGGAGACACCACTGACCACTACCTCACTGCCAAGACTaccagtgactgcagctctggcacAGGGCACAGCTGG ACCTGACAGATCTGAGAGAAGAACAGAAGATGCTTCCCCTACTCTCCAGGGTCTCATCACAGAGCTGTCTAATATCAA TCGTTTTATTATGAGCACCTACCGAGAGCTCAGACAGAAGAGGGTGCGGCACGTTCCTGGTAGAGCGTCTGCGGGTGTCAGGAGACGGCGCGAGATGTGA